From the Balearica regulorum gibbericeps isolate bBalReg1 chromosome 4, bBalReg1.pri, whole genome shotgun sequence genome, one window contains:
- the NUDT6 gene encoding nucleoside diphosphate-linked moiety X motif 6 isoform X1, whose product MVRLCWALRRAWGWGALAGLRARPDKFGGVSVDLAELRRPLRLERAAFGRWLQGAVLDESTGRVLVVQDRNRTLNAWKFPGGLSNPGEDIGDTAVREVFEETGIKSEFKSILSIRQQHKQPGAFGKSDMYIICRLEPSSFNISFCQQECLRCEWMDLDELARTKHATPITSSVAKLLLYGYQEGFGKIDITMREFPAVYTGLFYKLYHRELPESYRNIT is encoded by the exons ATGGTGAGGTTGTGTTGGGCGCTGCGCCgggcgtggggctggggggcccTGGCGGGGCTGCGGGCGCGACCGGACAAGTTCGGCGGGGTGAGCGTGGACCTGGCCGAACTGCGCCGTCCCCTCCGCCTGGAGCGGGCCGCCTTCGGGCGGTGGCTGCAGG GTGCTGTTCTAGATGAAAGCACTGGAAGGGTGTTGGTCGTACAAGACAGAAATAGG ACTCTAAACGCATGGAAGTTTCCAGGAGGTCTGTCTAATCCAGGCGAAGACATTG GAGACACCGCAGTTCGAGAGGTTTTTGAAGAGACTGGCATTAAGTCAGAGTTCAAGTCCATCCTAAGCATAAGGCAGCAACACAAACAGCCCGGAGCCTTTGGGAAGTCGGATATGTACATCATCTGTCGCCTGGAGCCCTCCTCCTTCAACATCAGCTTCTGCCAGCAGGAGTGCCTGAGGTGTGAATGGATGGACCTCGACGAGCTTGCTAGGACCAAACACGCTACTCCCATCACCAGCAGCGTAGCTAAACTCTTACTCTACGGATACCAGGAAGGCTTTGGTAAGATTGATATAACCATGAGAGAGTTTCCAGCTGTCTACACAGGCCTGTTCTACAAACTATACCACAGGGAGCTGCCCGAGTCCTATAGAAACATTACATGA
- the NUDT6 gene encoding nucleoside diphosphate-linked moiety X motif 6 isoform X2: protein MVRLCWALRRAWGWGALAGLRARPDKFGGVSVDLAELRRPLRLERAAFGRWLQGAVARWREEGRVAVWLRVPILQSRFVAVAASQGFAFHHAEQGSSTLTLWLGEGPSRLPGYATHQLGVAGAVLDESTGRVLVVQDRNRTLNAWKFPGGLSNPGEDIGDTAVREVFEETGIKSEFKSILSIRQQHKQPGAFGKSDMYIICRLEPSSFNISFCQQECLRCEWMDLDELARTKHATPITSSVAKLLLYGYQEGFGKIDITMREFPAVYTGLFYKLYHRELPESYRNIT, encoded by the exons ATGGTGAGGTTGTGTTGGGCGCTGCGCCgggcgtggggctggggggcccTGGCGGGGCTGCGGGCGCGACCGGACAAGTTCGGCGGGGTGAGCGTGGACCTGGCCGAACTGCGCCGTCCCCTCCGCCTGGAGCGGGCCGCCTTCGGGCGGTGGCTGCAGG GCGCGGTGGCCCGCTGGCGGGAGGAAGGCCGCGTCGCCGTCTGGCTGCGTGTCCCCATCCTCCAGAGCAGGTTTGTGGCGGTGGCCGCTTCGCAAGGCTTTGCCTTCCACCATGCCGAGCAGGGCTCGTCCACCTTGACGCTATGGCTGGGAGAAGGGCCCAGCAGGCTACCGGGGTATGCCACCCACCAGCTGGGAGTTGCAG GTGCTGTTCTAGATGAAAGCACTGGAAGGGTGTTGGTCGTACAAGACAGAAATAGG ACTCTAAACGCATGGAAGTTTCCAGGAGGTCTGTCTAATCCAGGCGAAGACATTG GAGACACCGCAGTTCGAGAGGTTTTTGAAGAGACTGGCATTAAGTCAGAGTTCAAGTCCATCCTAAGCATAAGGCAGCAACACAAACAGCCCGGAGCCTTTGGGAAGTCGGATATGTACATCATCTGTCGCCTGGAGCCCTCCTCCTTCAACATCAGCTTCTGCCAGCAGGAGTGCCTGAGGTGTGAATGGATGGACCTCGACGAGCTTGCTAGGACCAAACACGCTACTCCCATCACCAGCAGCGTAGCTAAACTCTTACTCTACGGATACCAGGAAGGCTTTGGTAAGATTGATATAACCATGAGAGAGTTTCCAGCTGTCTACACAGGCCTGTTCTACAAACTATACCACAGGGAGCTGCCCGAGTCCTATAGAAACATTACATGA